The Setaria viridis chromosome 6, Setaria_viridis_v4.0, whole genome shotgun sequence genome contains a region encoding:
- the LOC117860893 gene encoding uncharacterized protein isoform X2, whose amino-acid sequence MDSFAWATVSQTAGLGGGVSDGRGGGLLPPMPGFQLPPPAGLEHFSVDSGLVERAVRSSSCFGAGNGTAPTASASNITLEGASGRRSKVAGGSSSVNGVHGEVATGDCSSGGPEPEKRSSEDVLGTDQANASTGSANEGSGSKGVNGEKNGLAAATAAAGKRKRKGSKEPDEEGEGYIHVRARKGQATNRHSLAERLRREKISERMKLLQDLVPGCSKVTGKAVMLDEIINYVQSLQRQVEFLSMKLAAVNPQLGLNIEGLLSKDLIRYPSAPSSAPIGFSVAQSGMVQEGVHSVASSNGFRTVMQDQLNERDSFREHVSQMPRAFDGWFHNAGQTAYRAVIDPEHLSIRPDQDGFHL is encoded by the exons ATGGATTCATTTGCATGGGCGACGGTCTCTCAGACCGCAGGGCTAGGCGGCGGCGTCTCCGACGGGAGAGGCGGGGGTCTCTTGCCGCCGATGCCCGGGTTCCAgctcccaccgccggccggtCTCGAGCACTTCTCGGTGGACTCCGGCCTCGTCGAGCGGGCGGTGCGCTCCTCGTCCTGCTTCGGCGCTGGAAATGGAACAGCACCCACTGCAAGCGCCTCGAACATCACCTTGGAGGGGGCGTCGGGTCGCCGGAGCAAGGTCGCCGGCGGGAGCAGCAGTGTCAATGGCGTCCACGGCGAGGTCGCGACCGGAGACTGCTCCTCCGGTGGACCGGAGCCGGAGAAGAGATCAAGCGAG GACGTTCTAGGGACGGATCAAGCGAACGCGTCCACGGGTTCTGCAAACGAGGGCTCGGGCAGCAAGGGCGTCAACGGCGAAAAGAATGGCCTGgccgcagcgacggcggcggccggcaagaGGAAACGGAAGGGATCGAAGGAGCCTGACGAGGAAGGCGAAGGGTACATCCATGTCAGGGCCCGGAAGGGGCAGGCAACCAACAGGCACAGCCTCGCAGAGAGG TTGAGAAGGGAGAAGATCAGCGAGAGGATGAAGCTTCTGCAAGACCTTGTTCCTGGTTGCAGCAAA GTCACCGGGAAGGCGGTAATGCTGGATGAGATCATCAACTACGTCCAGTCCCTGCAAAGGCAGGTCGAG TTCCTATCGATGAAGCTTGCGGCTGTCAATCCACAGCTCGGCCTCAACATAGAAGGGCTTCTTTCAAAAGAT CTTATCCGCTACCCCAGTGCTCCTTCATCTGCTCCAATCGGATTCTCAGTGGCGCAGTCAGGCATGGTCCAGGAAGGCGTTCATAGCGTGGCCAGTTCAAATGGGTTCAGAACAGTCATGCAGGACCAACTGAACGAGAGAGACTCGTTCAGGGAGCATGTTTCTCAG ATGCCTCGCGCTTTCGATGGATGGTTCCACAATGCAGGGCAAACAGCGTACAGGGCAGTCATCGATCCTGAACATCTGAGCATCAGGCCTGATCAGGATGGGTTTCATCTGTGA
- the LOC117860893 gene encoding uncharacterized protein isoform X1, with product MDSFAWATVSQTAGLGGGVSDGRGGGLLPPMPGFQLPPPAGLEHFSVDSGLVERAVRSSSCFGAGNGTAPTASASNITLEGASGRRSKVAGGSSSVNGVHGEVATGDCSSGGPEPEKRSSEDVLGTDQANASTGSANEGSGSKGVNGEKNGLAAATAAAGKRKRKGSKEPDEEGEGYIHVRARKGQATNRHSLAERLRREKISERMKLLQDLVPGCSKVTGKAVMLDEIINYVQSLQRQVEFLSMKLAAVNPQLGLNIEGLLSKDLIRYPSAPSSAPIGFSVAQSGMVQEGVHSVASSNGFRTVMQDQLNERDSFREHVSQSLEQMPRAFDGWFHNAGQTAYRAVIDPEHLSIRPDQDGFHL from the exons ATGGATTCATTTGCATGGGCGACGGTCTCTCAGACCGCAGGGCTAGGCGGCGGCGTCTCCGACGGGAGAGGCGGGGGTCTCTTGCCGCCGATGCCCGGGTTCCAgctcccaccgccggccggtCTCGAGCACTTCTCGGTGGACTCCGGCCTCGTCGAGCGGGCGGTGCGCTCCTCGTCCTGCTTCGGCGCTGGAAATGGAACAGCACCCACTGCAAGCGCCTCGAACATCACCTTGGAGGGGGCGTCGGGTCGCCGGAGCAAGGTCGCCGGCGGGAGCAGCAGTGTCAATGGCGTCCACGGCGAGGTCGCGACCGGAGACTGCTCCTCCGGTGGACCGGAGCCGGAGAAGAGATCAAGCGAG GACGTTCTAGGGACGGATCAAGCGAACGCGTCCACGGGTTCTGCAAACGAGGGCTCGGGCAGCAAGGGCGTCAACGGCGAAAAGAATGGCCTGgccgcagcgacggcggcggccggcaagaGGAAACGGAAGGGATCGAAGGAGCCTGACGAGGAAGGCGAAGGGTACATCCATGTCAGGGCCCGGAAGGGGCAGGCAACCAACAGGCACAGCCTCGCAGAGAGG TTGAGAAGGGAGAAGATCAGCGAGAGGATGAAGCTTCTGCAAGACCTTGTTCCTGGTTGCAGCAAA GTCACCGGGAAGGCGGTAATGCTGGATGAGATCATCAACTACGTCCAGTCCCTGCAAAGGCAGGTCGAG TTCCTATCGATGAAGCTTGCGGCTGTCAATCCACAGCTCGGCCTCAACATAGAAGGGCTTCTTTCAAAAGAT CTTATCCGCTACCCCAGTGCTCCTTCATCTGCTCCAATCGGATTCTCAGTGGCGCAGTCAGGCATGGTCCAGGAAGGCGTTCATAGCGTGGCCAGTTCAAATGGGTTCAGAACAGTCATGCAGGACCAACTGAACGAGAGAGACTCGTTCAGGGAGCATGTTTCTCAG TCTCTGGAGCAGATGCCTCGCGCTTTCGATGGATGGTTCCACAATGCAGGGCAAACAGCGTACAGGGCAGTCATCGATCCTGAACATCTGAGCATCAGGCCTGATCAGGATGGGTTTCATCTGTGA